The DNA segment CGTCCGACCGGTCGTCCACACCACCCCGCAGCCCCTTGAGAACGAAATGGGTGAACACGCTGTTCCGGTACCTCCCAAGAATCATGGAGTCCTGGTGCGCTTCGCTTGCCGAAATGATGACGCGGCCCTTGCCTGCGGCGAGCTTGTCAAGGCGTGCGCCACCGAACTCCCACTTAAGCAAGTCTTCGCCTTCCTCAGCTTTAATGCGGGCAACCCCACCGGAGCGGCAGGCATCGATAAGGACAAGCAGGCGTTCGGTCTTTATTTGCTGCAGCAGGTCGGAGAGCTCCTCGGCCTCAATGCCGGTCTCGCGCGGTCGCCTGCTATCGAACTCGGGCGGGCACAGGTATGTGCCCACTTCAGGTCCGGACGTGCGCTGCGCGCCATGTCCCGAAAAGTAGACGACCACCGTGTCAGAAGGCTGGGCCTGTGCGGCCAGCTCCTGCAGGCCCGAGATGAGTGCACTGCGCGATGCCTCCTGATTGCGAAGCACGCGGACATTTGCCGCCGCGTAACCACAGTGCTTCGGGCTAACCAGCAGGTTCTCCATGTCGTCAGCGTCGTAAATGGGAGCTAGGCCAAGGTCCGACAGTGTGTCGTAGTCGCCGATTCCGACGATGAAAGCGCGACCAGAGTGGAATGACTTGC comes from the Paracidovorax avenae ATCC 19860 genome and includes:
- a CDS encoding caspase family protein, coding for MSKSFHSGRAFIVGIGDYDTLSDLGLAPIYDADDMENLLVSPKHCGYAAANVRVLRNQEASRSALISGLQELAAQAQPSDTVVVYFSGHGAQRTSGPEVGTYLCPPEFDSRRPRETGIEAEELSDLLQQIKTERLLVLIDACRSGGVARIKAEEGEDLLKWEFGGARLDKLAAGKGRVIISASEAHQDSMILGRYRNSVFTHFVLKGLRGGVDDRSDGLIHVLDLFDYVVQKVKKEVGDQNPVLTTRTQDNFPVALRKGGLLKSEEDEGADLTTQTSGKTVADPKEVEDLMAALYPQGPTDREIWSRAGGDLASLRAASTGRAAWHAALRTLSLGGGGAITMDGLLKEAATEYGNNPRLRRLLVV